Below is a genomic region from Mycolicibacter hiberniae.
TCGTCATGTGCCGGGAGAAGCAGGACAGCACCACCGCCCAGATTCTGGAGACCATCCTCGCCGACGAGGAGTCCCACATCGATTATCTGGAAACCCAGCTGGAGCTGATGGACAAGCTCGGCGAGGCGCTGTACTCCGCGCAGTGTGTCGCCCGCCCGCCCTCATGAGGTCCTGGGGGACAGGATGTTTTAGCGGCCTTGGCGAACCGGCGACCCGCTAGTATCCCAAGGTATGAGCCGAATCGGGGATTTCGCCCCAGACGACGTAATGGGCTGGATGGTCAAGTCGCCCGAACTGGCCGCTGGAATCGGCGGTTTCAGCACGGCGGTCTACTCCCGCGGCCGGCTGCCGCTGCGCACCCGGGAGTTGGCCCGGATGGTGATCGCCTTGGACAACGAGTGCACGGTCTGCGCCAACACCCGTGACGCCGACGGCCCGGCAGCCGGGGTCAGCGAAGATCTCTACGAGCATGCGGCCCAGTGGCGCACCTGGGAGGGGTTCAGCCCCCAGGAGCGGATCGCCGCCGAGTTCGCCCACCGGTTCGCCACAGACCACACCGGCCTGGGCGACGACGAAGATTTCTGGTCGCGGTGCGCCGAGCACCTGAGCGACGAGCTGCTCGCCGACCTTGCGCTGTCGTGTGCGTTGTGGCTGGGCATGGGCCGGCTGCTGCGCACCCTCGATATCGGGCAGGCGTGCACGTTGACGCTGCCGAGCCGGGCTTGAGGCGCCCGGGACGGTCACGCCAGGCAGGATTGGCGTTGGCCGCTGTCGCCGCGGTCGGGGCCGCGGGAATCGCGGCGCGCCGGGCCGCTGCGCCCAGGACCCGTAAGTACAGCTCCTCGCCGTTGAGTCCGGAGTGGACTCCGCGTCCCGCCGAATATGGCGTCGGAGTGCGGCGCAACGTGGCCGTGCAGATGAGCGATGGCGTGGTGCTACGGGCTGACGTGCATTACCCCACCGTGCCGGAGACCGGACAGCCCGCCCCCGGGCCGTTTCCGGTGCTGCTGTCGCTGACCCCGTACGGCAAGCTGGCCCCGCCACCGGCGGCCCAGATCGGTGGGGGGCCGACCCCGCGCCTGATCCGGCGGGGCTATATCGAGGCGATGGTCGACGTCCGCGGCACCGGGGCATCCGGCGGGTCGTTCGAGATGTTCGGTCCCGACCAGGCCCGAGACGGGGCCGAGCTGGTCGCCTGGGCGGCGAAGCTGCCGAACTCCAACGGCCGGGTCGGCATGTTCGGTATTTCCTACCTGGCGATCAACCAGCTGTTCACCGCGGCCTCCGTGGGCCCGGACTCGCCGCTCAAGGCGATCTTCCCGGTGATGGCCGCCAACGACTTCTACCGGGACGTTGCGACGATGGGTGGCGCGACCCACATGCCGGCGGTGCGCGGCTACGGCGCGGTGTACTCGATGCTCAACGTCATCAATCCGACACTGGAATTCCTCGCACGGGGTGGGCACGAGCGGCCCCGAGCCGGCGGGCTCGCCGCTGTGCGGCAGCGTGGCAAGGACCAGCGAAATTACTTCTGGCCGTTGATCGCCGACGTGAGTGCCGGCGGCGAGGCCGCCTACGACGGACCGGTGTGGGACCGGATGCGGTCTGATCCGCTACTGCCCGCGATCGCCGCCAACAACGTCGCGGTCTTTCTGGTGGGCGGCTGGCACGATGCCTTCCAGCGGGGTGCGCCGCTGAATTACGCCGCGCTGCAGAACTCCAGCGTCGGTCGCCCCGCGAGCGCTCCGATGGAGCCCGGCCAGCCGACCGTCGACCGAATCCGGCTGCTGATGGGGCCGTGGTATCACGTGTCGGATTTCGATGGTCTCCAGATGCAGGATCTGCAGCTGCGCTGGTTCGACTACTGGCTGAAAGACGATGAGACGGCGGCGATCTCGGGCTCGCCGTTCACCTTCCAGGCGATCGGCGACCGGCGGTGGTATCACACCGGCCAATACCCGATCCCCGAAGCGGAACCGACCCGGCTCTACCTGGCCCATGACGGCCGGCTGGCCGACGACGCCCCGGCCGAGCAAACCGTGGCCAAGCTGACCTACCGTTCGCGCGGCCCGGTGTCGGGACGCAGCCTCGAACAGTGGTCGCTGGGACTCAACAGCTACGTCACCGCATCGGCGGGCGGTCGCACCCGCTACGACCAGGACAACAGCCGGTTGCACCGGGGAGCGTTGACCTACACGACGGAGCCGTTCGGCTCGCCGACCCTGCTGGCCGGACCGATCACACTCAGTGTGCAGGCGACGGCTGACACCACCGAGACGCTGTGGGTCGCCCACCTCGACGACGTAGCGCCGGAGGGCGCATCCCGGCCGCTGACCATGGGAGCGCTGCTGGGCTCGCACCGGAAATTGGACCCCGCCCGCACCTGGTATCTGCCGGACGGCACGGTGCTGCGCCCGCATCACATCAGCACCCGGGACGCGGTGCAGCCGGTGGAGCCGGGACAGTTGACCCGCTACGACATCGAGATCTTCCCGACCGCGGCCCTGATCACACCGGGGCACCGGCTGCGGCTGACATTGACCACCTACGACTTTCCGCACCTGGTCCCCAACGTGCCCACCCGGCGCGCACTGGCCGGTGGTCTCTACCAGGTGCACCAGGGCGGGCCCACGCCGTCGTTTCTGGTGTTGCCGCTGGCCGACCCGGACAGTCTGGGCTGAGGCCGTTAGGGCTGTTCGGCAACGTCGCGGATGCGTTCCAGCGTGCGCCGCATGTCGCGAATGTTGTTGCGCTGCCTGAGGAAACCGCCGAACAGCCAGTAGTAGACCGTGGTGAGCAAGGAATCGGCCAGCCGGAATGACTCGGTGACGTCGGTGCCGTCGGCGGTGGGGGTGAGCTCGTAGCGCCAGCGGTTCACCGCACGGTCACCGGCGAGCACCGCGAACCCGAACACCCGGTTGGGCTCGCATTCGGTGACCCGGCAGGTCGTCCAGTACACCGGACCTATGCCGTTGCGCCGGACGTGGCCGCGAAATCGTGCGCCCACCGCGGGGCCGTCCGCGCCGTCGAGCCATTCGGCCTCGAAGGTCTCCGGAGAGAACTTGCCGATGTTGCGGACGTCGGCCACCAGCTCCCAGATCCGTTCAGCCGGGGCAGCCATATGAACTGTCGCAGAACCCTGCATGCGCCCCATCCAATCACGTCCGGCGGGCTGGGGTAACCCCTGTGGGAAAAGCACTGGGTCCCATCCGAAATCGGATGGGACCCAGTGGTAAGACCGCCGCGATGGACAGCGCTAGCTGCCGCCGCTTGCGCCCAGGTGGCTCTGCAGGTCGGGCTTCATGGCCTGCAGCTGCTGGCCCCAGTACTCCCAGCTGTGGGTGCCATAGTCCGGGAAGTTGAAGATCGCGTTGTTGCCGCCGGCCGCGGTGTAGAGCTCCTGGAACTTCTTGTTCTGCCCGATCATGAAGTTGCCCTCCAGGAACGTGGCGGGCAGGTTGTCGCCGCCCAACTCGTTCGGGCGGCCGTTTCCGCAGTAGACCCACAGGCGGGTGTTGTTGGCCACCAGCCTGCCGACGTTGACCGTCGGGTCGTTGCGCAGCCATGCCGGGTCGTCGTCGGGGCCCCACATGTCTTCCTTCTTGAAGCCGCCCGCGTCACCCATGGCCAGGCCGATCCAGCTCTTGCCATCGGACGGGTTGATGTAACCCGACAGGGAACCGGCGTAGACGAACTGGTTGGGGTGGTAGATCGCCAGGGTCATCGCGGACGCACCGGCCATCGACAGACCGACCGCGGCGTTACGGCTCTGGCTCACGCCGTACTCCGAGGCCAGGTAGGCCGGCAGCTCACTGGTCAGGAAGGTCTCCCACTTGTAGGTGGAGCAGCCCGCCTTGCCGCACGCCGGGCGGTACCAGTCGCTGTAGAAGCTGGACTGACCGCCGACCGGCATGATCACCGAGATGCCCGACTGGTAGTACCACTCGAAGGCCGGGGTGTTGATGTCCCAGCCGTTGTAATCGTCTTGGGCCCGCATCCCGTCGAGCAGGTACAGACCCGGTGAGCCCGAACCGCCCGGCTGGAACTGCACCTTGATGTCACGGCCCATACCGGCCGAAGGCACCTGCAGGTACTCGACCGGCAGACCCGGCCTCGAGAACGCCGATGCGGTTGCCTCGCCACCGGTCAGGCCGATCAGGCCCGGCAACGCTGCGGCAGCTACCGCGCCGACTAAAAGTCGGCGTGCCCAGCGCAATCCCTTGGTCACGTCTGTCATTCCTGCCCCTTGTCGTCTCACTGTGGAACGGTCACTCTCACGATCGCGACGCTGTGCGCCACCACTTCGGATCGGTCCTTCACATGCAGCAACGGCCGCATTTCGCAACTCAAGCGGCCGTTCCCGGGATCGACTCGCTCCATAGCATACCCGATTTCCGGCCGGTACCCGGCTAGAACATGCAGCACGACACGCGTAGGCTGCCCACCGATAAGCCGAGAAAAACACTGCACTGAGCAGTCGCTTGTCCGCTGTGGCTGCCGAGCCGATCCCGCCCGTGGGCGCGGCAAGGGGCTCCGGCAGCGGCCGTGACAGCGCAGGTCGGGACCGATTGGGGCGCGCGATTTTGGACACCGTACTGGGGCTGGCGGTCACCCCGTCGACAATCGGCTGGGTCACCGCGGGCTCGCACAGCCCGGGGATGGGTGAAGAGGTATGGGTCGACGGCGGCGATGCCGGTCCGGACGCGGTCGACCTTGCCGCACAGGCGGAGGCGGTGGCCGCCCGGGCGGGGACCATGCTGGCCGCCCGCGGCGATCGCCTGCGCGGGGTGGCGGTCACCTGGAGTGACGATGCGGCCGTCGCCGCGGCGCTACTGCTGGAGTCGCTCGCCGACGCCGGCTTCGACCACGTGGTGCCGGTGCGCTACGGCCTGGCGGCTGCCTCGCTGGCCGGCGGCCTTCAGGCCGCTGCGGTCTGCGTCGTCGAACCCGGGTTGGCCACCTTGGTCCTGCCCGCGTGCCCGGGAGCCCCGGACCCGGTGGTCGACTCCCATGCGGTCACCGACTTCGACCAGGTCGCCGGCTGGCTGGGGGAGAGGCTGGTCGCAGGCGGTCAGCGGCCGGAGACGCTGACGGTCGCCGGATCGGTGCGAGGTATGGACCGGCTCGGGCGGCGCTTGGAGTCCCACCTTGGGATGCCGGTTTTCGTTCAGGGCGGCGCGATTCAGGCGCTGGCGGGTGGCGCGGCGCAGGCCTTGGCCCCGCACGCCGAATTGACCTCGACGCCGCTGGGCGCTCCGGCCGCCGGATTGGCGGTCGAATCCCTGCGCCGGCATCGGCCCCGCCCGCTGTCCTACGCCGCAGCCCTGCTGATGCTGGCGGTGGGAACGGTGACTCTGGTGGCATCGCTGGCGGCCGCGCTGAGCATGCAACTGGGCCCCGACAGGTCAGCGCCGGAATTGCCGGCACCCCAGCGTGCGACGGTGGCCCGCGTCATGGTGCCCGCCCCGGCGCCGGCGGCGATCCCGGCGCTCCCACCGGCCGCACCGGCCGCACCGGTCGAGACCGCGGACGCGCCGGCGGAGTTCGGTTCGCTGTGGGACGCCTCGGAGATCGGTTCGGACCTGTCGGAGCCCGGTGGCGTCCCGCCCCTGCTGGAGCGCGTTCGGGAGCACGTATTCGGCCCGTCGGGGCGCTGAGTCACCCGCGGTGCGGCGGGTCGGCACCGATGCTCGCCGACAGCGACAGCGACAGCGACACCGTCACCTCGTCGGCGACCTGCATGGCACCCATCAACATCGAATAGCGCCGCACCCCGAAGTCGCTGTGGCGCACCGTGGTGTCACCGCTGACCCGCCAGGAACCGTCCTCATGGGCCACCCGGACGGTGATGACGTGCGGCTTGCGCCGCCCGTTGATCTCCAGCGTTCCGGACAGCTGGTAGCCGTCGCCGGCCGGTTCGACGTCATCGCAGACGAATCGGATCAGCCGATGTTTGTCGGCGGCCAGGCACTTGAGCGCATTACTGCGGATCAGCGTCTTCTCCGGCGGGGTCAGCGGTGTCACGCCGCCTTCGCCCTGCAGCACCCGCAGCGAATCCACTTCGACAACCAGGTCCACGCCGCTGGGCGACTCGCCGGACCACGACACGCGCGCCTGCCAGCGCTCCATGGCGATGGTGAGCCGGTGTCCCATCTTGGATGCCCGGCCCGCAACGTCGGTGTGGACCAGCAGTTGGCCGTCCGATGCGTCGAGCTGCCACTGTGTTGCGGTCATCCGCGGCACTTTAGCGCCCGGGCCTGAGGGCTTCCGGACGGATTCCTGATGGCGTGCGACGCGCACCCGTTAGGCTCTCACGCGAGGAACACCGGCCTGGATCGACGGACTGAGGCGAAGAATGATTCGTGAACTAGCTGCAGCTGCTCTCCTGGCGGGAGCCGCGGGTGTGGTCGCCCTCGGCGCCGCACCGGACGCGGTGGCTTACCCCGGCGACGTACCGGGCATGGCCGAGGGGCAGCGGCAGGGTGACGCGTGCTTCAGCTGGGAGCGCTTCATCTACGGGCATGGCCCCAACGGTCAAGCCTTGGCATGCCACTTCATCGCCAACCAGTGGCCGCCCAAGGACACCGGCTTCTGGCAGATCTCCTACCCGCTCTACGGGGTGCAGGAGATCGGTTCGCCCTGCCCGAACCCGCAGTCGGCGGCGCAGTCGCCCGATGGGCTGCCGTTGCTGTGCCTGGGCGCACGCGGCTGGCAGCCCGGGATCTACACCGGCGGCGTCGGCCCCTACTTCCCGCCGGGAATCGCCCCGGTCGGCTGACCGAACCCGGCGCATCCGCCGATCAGCTTCCGCCCAGACTGGGGGGCTAGCTTCGAGGGGATGACAGCCGGTAGGCACCAGCGCACCATGCGGCTGGGGATGATCGGCCTGGGCCGGATGGGCGCCAACCTGGTCCGGCGAATGGTCGCCGGCGGCCACCAATGCGTCGTCTACGACCACAACCCGGACGCGGTCCGCGCCTTGGCCGACGAACCCAACACCGCCGGGGTGCACTCGCTGGCCGAACTCGCCGCACAGTTGCCGGCCCCGCGGGTGGTGTGGGTGATGGTGCCCGCCGGTGCGATCACCACGGGTGTCATCGACGAGCTGACCGGCCTGCTGACGGACGGCGACGTCGTGATCGACGGCGGGAACACCTATTACCGCGACGATATAGCGCACGCAAAGACTTTGGCCGCCAAGGGGATCCGCCTGCTGGACTGCGGTACCAGCGGCGGCGTGTGGGGCCGCGAGCGTGGCTACTGTCTGATGGTCGGTGGAGATCGAACGGCGTTCGACCACGCCGAGCCGATCTTCGCCACGGTGGCACCGGGAGTGGACTGCGCCCCGCGCACACCGGGGCGCAACGGGCCGATCACGCAGGCGGAGAACGGCTACCTGTACTGCGGCCCGACGGGGGCGGGGCACTTTGTGAAGATGGTGCACAACGGCATCGAGTACGGGATGATGGCCTCGATCGCCGAGGGACTGAACATCTTGCACCACGCCAACATCGGCGCGCAGACCCAACCCGGCGACGCCGAGACCGCACCGCTGGCCAATCCGGAGTTCTACCGCTACGACATCGACATCGAGCAGGTCAGCGAAGTATGGCGCCGGGGCAGCGTGATCGGTTCGTGGCTGCTGGACCTGACTGCCGATGCGTTGCACACATCGCCGGATCTGGCGGAGTTCGCCGGCCGGGTATCGGATTCGGGCGAGGGCCGCTGGACCGTCATCGCCGCAATCGACGAGGGAGTGCCCGCGCCGGTGCTGACCACCGCGCTCTACGCGCGATTCTCCTCGCGCCACCTGTTCGAGTTCGGCGCCAAGGTGCTCTCGGCGATGCGTAAGCAGTTCGGCGGTCACGACGAGGAGTCCTCCTAGCGCTGCGCAGCGGCGCGCAGTCGCCGGCCGCCGGTTGCGGTCCTCTGCGGCGTCCTGGCCGCGGCCTGCCCGGGCGTGCCAGTATGGGGAATGCCGCGGCAACGGCGGGCGACCCAGGTGACTGGTGTTGCCGCAAGGGCCGACAGGACGACCGTGCGGGTGATCGCCCTGACTGTGTTGCTGCTCGCCGCGGGGGCGACCACCCGTGGCTACCTGCCGGGCGCCCAGCGCGGGCCGCGGCGGGCCGAGTCCGGGGGCGCGGTAGAGGCAATCATCCTGGCCGGCCTGCTGGCGGTATCCGGCGCCGTCGTGGTGCTCGCCATCGTGCACCGGACGCGGCATCGGCGCTCTCAGCCCGGCGGCGCCGGGCCGGTACCGCTGGCCTTCCTCGGGGGTCGGGTCCCGGTCCGGCGGGCGGTGCTGCTGGTCGTGGCGGCGCTGGCGTTGTGGCTGCTGACGCTGGTGGTCCTGGCAAAATTCGGAGCGG
It encodes:
- a CDS encoding carboxymuconolactone decarboxylase family protein — translated: MSRIGDFAPDDVMGWMVKSPELAAGIGGFSTAVYSRGRLPLRTRELARMVIALDNECTVCANTRDADGPAAGVSEDLYEHAAQWRTWEGFSPQERIAAEFAHRFATDHTGLGDDEDFWSRCAEHLSDELLADLALSCALWLGMGRLLRTLDIGQACTLTLPSRA
- a CDS encoding CocE/NonD family hydrolase produces the protein MSDGVVLRADVHYPTVPETGQPAPGPFPVLLSLTPYGKLAPPPAAQIGGGPTPRLIRRGYIEAMVDVRGTGASGGSFEMFGPDQARDGAELVAWAAKLPNSNGRVGMFGISYLAINQLFTAASVGPDSPLKAIFPVMAANDFYRDVATMGGATHMPAVRGYGAVYSMLNVINPTLEFLARGGHERPRAGGLAAVRQRGKDQRNYFWPLIADVSAGGEAAYDGPVWDRMRSDPLLPAIAANNVAVFLVGGWHDAFQRGAPLNYAALQNSSVGRPASAPMEPGQPTVDRIRLLMGPWYHVSDFDGLQMQDLQLRWFDYWLKDDETAAISGSPFTFQAIGDRRWYHTGQYPIPEAEPTRLYLAHDGRLADDAPAEQTVAKLTYRSRGPVSGRSLEQWSLGLNSYVTASAGGRTRYDQDNSRLHRGALTYTTEPFGSPTLLAGPITLSVQATADTTETLWVAHLDDVAPEGASRPLTMGALLGSHRKLDPARTWYLPDGTVLRPHHISTRDAVQPVEPGQLTRYDIEIFPTAALITPGHRLRLTLTTYDFPHLVPNVPTRRALAGGLYQVHQGGPTPSFLVLPLADPDSLG
- a CDS encoding SRPBCC family protein, with the protein product MGRMQGSATVHMAAPAERIWELVADVRNIGKFSPETFEAEWLDGADGPAVGARFRGHVRRNGIGPVYWTTCRVTECEPNRVFGFAVLAGDRAVNRWRYELTPTADGTDVTESFRLADSLLTTVYYWLFGGFLRQRNNIRDMRRTLERIRDVAEQP
- a CDS encoding esterase family protein; the protein is MTDVTKGLRWARRLLVGAVAAAALPGLIGLTGGEATASAFSRPGLPVEYLQVPSAGMGRDIKVQFQPGGSGSPGLYLLDGMRAQDDYNGWDINTPAFEWYYQSGISVIMPVGGQSSFYSDWYRPACGKAGCSTYKWETFLTSELPAYLASEYGVSQSRNAAVGLSMAGASAMTLAIYHPNQFVYAGSLSGYINPSDGKSWIGLAMGDAGGFKKEDMWGPDDDPAWLRNDPTVNVGRLVANNTRLWVYCGNGRPNELGGDNLPATFLEGNFMIGQNKKFQELYTAAGGNNAIFNFPDYGTHSWEYWGQQLQAMKPDLQSHLGASGGS
- a CDS encoding YceI family protein yields the protein MTATQWQLDASDGQLLVHTDVAGRASKMGHRLTIAMERWQARVSWSGESPSGVDLVVEVDSLRVLQGEGGVTPLTPPEKTLIRSNALKCLAADKHRLIRFVCDDVEPAGDGYQLSGTLEINGRRKPHVITVRVAHEDGSWRVSGDTTVRHSDFGVRRYSMLMGAMQVADEVTVSLSLSLSASIGADPPHRG
- the gnd gene encoding phosphogluconate dehydrogenase (NAD(+)-dependent, decarboxylating); the protein is MTAGRHQRTMRLGMIGLGRMGANLVRRMVAGGHQCVVYDHNPDAVRALADEPNTAGVHSLAELAAQLPAPRVVWVMVPAGAITTGVIDELTGLLTDGDVVIDGGNTYYRDDIAHAKTLAAKGIRLLDCGTSGGVWGRERGYCLMVGGDRTAFDHAEPIFATVAPGVDCAPRTPGRNGPITQAENGYLYCGPTGAGHFVKMVHNGIEYGMMASIAEGLNILHHANIGAQTQPGDAETAPLANPEFYRYDIDIEQVSEVWRRGSVIGSWLLDLTADALHTSPDLAEFAGRVSDSGEGRWTVIAAIDEGVPAPVLTTALYARFSSRHLFEFGAKVLSAMRKQFGGHDEESS